The Piliocolobus tephrosceles isolate RC106 chromosome 3, ASM277652v3, whole genome shotgun sequence genome has a window encoding:
- the LOC111532167 gene encoding C-X-C motif chemokine 3-like isoform X5, with protein MALAALSAAPSNPRLLGVALLLLLLVASGQRAAGAPVAAELRCQCLQTLQGIHPKNIQSVTVKAPGPHCAETEVIATLKNGQKACLNPASPMVQKIIQKILNKGSTN; from the exons ATGGCCCTCGCCGCGCTCTCCGCAGCTCCCAGCAATCCTCGGCTCCTGGGGGTGGCgctgctgctcctgctcctgGTGGCCTCTGGACAGCGCGCAGCAG GAGCGCCCGTGGCCGCTGAACTGCGCTGCCAGTGCTTGCAGACCCTGCAGGGAATTCACCCCAAGAACATCCAAAGTGTGACTGTGAAGGCCCCAGGACCCCACTGCGCTGAAACCGAAGTCAT aGCCACACTCAAGAATGGGCAGAAAGCTTGTCTCAACCCCGCATCCCCCATGGTTCAGAAAATCATCCAAAAGATACTGAACAA GGGTAGCACCAACTGA